The Pedobacter africanus genome has a window encoding:
- a CDS encoding alpha/beta hydrolase, with protein MSAFRTIEISNPKYERDNLRFITVGTENLAGRGDICVFVPPGSTDLRNLPVVILLHGVYGSAWSWAHCSGVHLQAMEMIHKGMLPNMIIAMPSDGLWGDGSAYLPHHGHDFENWIATDVPQALQEVLPQVSAQSVFFISGLSMGGFGALRIGIKYHSLFKAVSAHSAITGLEQMPFFTTRAPSAYQQADSADESVLATLLKNKANVPPLRFDCGNQDLLVRHNRTLHEQLKSQGITHQYEEFEGGHEWPYWEKHISRSLLFFAGHL; from the coding sequence ATGTCAGCATTCAGAACCATAGAAATATCAAACCCAAAATATGAAAGGGACAACCTTCGCTTCATTACGGTGGGTACAGAAAACTTAGCCGGACGCGGAGACATCTGCGTGTTTGTTCCTCCCGGCAGCACAGACCTGCGCAACCTGCCCGTAGTGATTTTATTGCATGGCGTCTATGGAAGCGCCTGGAGTTGGGCCCATTGCTCGGGAGTACACCTGCAGGCCATGGAGATGATCCATAAAGGAATGCTCCCAAATATGATCATAGCCATGCCATCGGATGGTTTATGGGGAGATGGCTCTGCCTATCTGCCACATCATGGTCATGATTTTGAAAACTGGATCGCCACAGATGTGCCGCAGGCCCTGCAGGAAGTACTGCCACAGGTTTCTGCGCAATCTGTTTTCTTTATCTCCGGTTTGTCTATGGGCGGCTTTGGTGCTTTAAGGATCGGTATTAAATACCATTCCCTTTTTAAAGCAGTTTCGGCACATTCGGCCATTACCGGCCTGGAACAAATGCCTTTCTTTACCACAAGAGCACCGTCTGCTTATCAACAGGCAGACTCTGCGGATGAAAGTGTGCTGGCAACCCTGCTTAAAAACAAAGCAAATGTGCCACCGCTGCGTTTTGACTGCGGGAATCAGGACCTGCTGGTGCGCCACAACCGTACGCTGCATGAGCAGCTGAAAAGCCAGGGAATTACGCATCAATATGAAGAGTTTGAAGGCGGGCACGAATGGCCTTATTGGGAAAAGCACATCAGCCGCTCTTTACTTTTTTTTGCAGGCCATTTATAA
- a CDS encoding phytanoyl-CoA dioxygenase family protein, whose amino-acid sequence MKTESTHLPDLNDVKPTAQDKINEFQKKGHTLIEHVISPEEAAVYQKVISNAATKYNEEKRKLEDRDTYGKAFLQIMNLWRGDDAVKQFVLAKRFAKIAADLLGVKNVRLYHDQALFKEPGGGPTPWHQDQNYWPLDTNNTITMWMPLVDIPNPEMGMLTFASGSHVNDNVFDYIISDESENAFEDHVREKGYEISRPSAMKAGDATWHRGYTIHNAPGNSSDKMREVMTIIYFADGAKVTEPQHKWQENDRQTWLMGKAPGTAADSELNPLLL is encoded by the coding sequence ATGAAGACAGAAAGCACACATTTGCCAGACCTTAATGATGTAAAGCCGACAGCGCAGGATAAAATAAACGAGTTTCAGAAAAAAGGGCATACACTGATTGAACATGTGATCAGTCCGGAAGAAGCTGCTGTTTACCAGAAAGTCATCAGCAATGCAGCTACAAAATACAATGAAGAAAAGAGAAAGCTGGAAGACCGGGATACTTATGGTAAGGCGTTTTTGCAGATCATGAACCTGTGGAGGGGCGATGATGCGGTTAAGCAGTTTGTGCTGGCTAAAAGGTTTGCTAAAATTGCGGCCGATCTGCTGGGGGTAAAGAATGTAAGGCTTTACCACGATCAGGCACTTTTTAAAGAACCAGGTGGAGGCCCTACGCCATGGCACCAGGATCAGAACTATTGGCCTTTGGATACCAACAATACCATCACCATGTGGATGCCCCTGGTAGATATTCCAAATCCTGAAATGGGAATGCTCACTTTTGCTTCAGGTTCACATGTAAACGATAATGTGTTCGATTATATCATTTCTGATGAATCGGAAAATGCTTTTGAGGACCATGTAAGGGAAAAAGGTTATGAAATCTCGAGGCCTTCAGCAATGAAAGCAGGGGATGCTACCTGGCACAGGGGGTATACCATACACAATGCACCGGGTAACAGCTCGGATAAGATGCGTGAGGTAATGACCATCATTTACTTTGCCGATGGTGCAAAGGTTACTGAGCCTCAGCACAAATGGCAGGAGAACGACAGGCAGACCTGGCTGATGGGAAAAGCCCCGGGCACTGCAGCCGATTCAGAATTAAATCCCTTGCTGTTGTAA
- a CDS encoding alcohol dehydrogenase catalytic domain-containing protein, whose translation MSINCKAAITNGKGEFEISEIQVNDPAPGEIRVKIAAAGLCHTDYDSLSWGKQMIIGHEGAGIIDQTGPGVTNFKPGDKVILNWAMPCGHCFQCNEGNQHICENNSPVTGKAWNGNGGHAHPGGSRLNGEPIERSFNLGTIAEYTVVKAEAAVLNTSEAMSFPAASIISCGIMTGYGSVVNAAKVKPGSSVVVLGTGGVGLSVIQAARLSGAAKIIAVDINPERLKMALSFGATDSILADKTDKGLLLAAQKVKTMCHGRGADYAFECTAIPELGAAPLAMVRNAGTAIQVSGIEQEIAFDMNLFEWDKVYINPLYGKCRPQIDLPAIVSLYDRGLLQLEEMITRTYSIHDLKRAFEDMLVGKNAKGVILFD comes from the coding sequence ATGTCCATCAATTGTAAAGCAGCCATCACCAACGGAAAAGGTGAATTTGAAATTTCTGAAATACAGGTAAATGATCCGGCCCCCGGTGAAATCAGGGTAAAAATAGCGGCAGCAGGTTTATGCCATACCGATTATGATTCGCTGAGCTGGGGAAAACAAATGATCATCGGTCATGAAGGTGCCGGTATCATAGATCAGACAGGTCCCGGAGTAACAAACTTTAAGCCGGGCGATAAAGTGATATTGAATTGGGCCATGCCCTGCGGGCATTGTTTTCAATGCAATGAAGGTAACCAGCACATCTGCGAAAACAATTCGCCGGTAACAGGCAAAGCATGGAACGGCAATGGCGGTCATGCGCACCCCGGAGGGAGCAGGTTGAACGGAGAACCTATAGAACGCTCCTTTAACCTGGGCACCATCGCAGAGTATACAGTTGTTAAGGCTGAAGCTGCAGTTTTGAATACTTCGGAAGCCATGTCATTTCCTGCAGCAAGCATCATCAGTTGCGGCATCATGACCGGTTATGGCTCTGTGGTAAATGCCGCGAAGGTAAAGCCTGGCAGCAGCGTAGTGGTACTGGGCACTGGTGGTGTAGGACTAAGCGTAATTCAGGCGGCCAGGCTCTCGGGCGCTGCAAAAATCATTGCGGTGGACATTAACCCGGAGCGACTGAAAATGGCACTTTCTTTTGGGGCTACCGATAGTATCCTGGCCGATAAAACAGATAAGGGTTTATTGCTGGCGGCACAAAAAGTAAAAACAATGTGCCATGGGAGGGGTGCAGATTATGCTTTCGAATGTACAGCCATCCCGGAACTTGGTGCCGCGCCGCTCGCCATGGTCAGAAATGCTGGTACAGCCATACAGGTGAGCGGTATAGAACAGGAAATCGCATTCGACATGAACCTTTTTGAATGGGATAAGGTTTACATCAATCCGTTGTATGGCAAATGCCGACCACAAATTGACCTACCGGCCATCGTTTCCCTGTACGACAGGGGGCTGCTACAGCTGGAAGAAATGATTACCCGGACTTATAGCATCCATGATTTAAAACGGGCTTTCGAAGACATGCTTGTGGGGAAAAATGCCAAAGGCGTTATTTTATTTGATTAA
- a CDS encoding AraC family transcriptional regulator → MIRATPEIVQPASEQSFLLRAFGDEAFKAPYHFHVEYELTLILSGKGKRYIGNHMADFKAGDMVLVGANLPHCWKLVPEKQSDAKAIVIQFTADFLGEHFFDKPENAAIRSMFQKAVNGIWFDTECFAKVYAAILEMQQQDSFNTLISFLKILYQLSQSPKVVLLDKEPEVVRLSLVEQKRINPVLAYLVDNFRKQVSLNEAAALTNMTTNAFCKYFKKMTRKTFMEMVIQYRLNYATQQLIETDKPVSDIAFSSGFTDVSHFYKVFKSKMGLSPLGYRKKFMVAY, encoded by the coding sequence ATGATAAGAGCAACACCAGAAATTGTTCAGCCGGCCAGCGAGCAATCTTTCCTGCTCCGGGCATTTGGCGATGAGGCTTTTAAGGCCCCATATCACTTTCATGTGGAGTATGAGCTGACTTTAATTTTAAGCGGCAAGGGGAAACGGTACATCGGAAACCATATGGCCGATTTTAAAGCTGGGGATATGGTATTGGTAGGTGCCAACCTGCCCCATTGCTGGAAACTGGTACCGGAAAAACAAAGTGATGCCAAAGCCATTGTGATACAGTTTACCGCTGATTTTCTAGGTGAACATTTTTTTGATAAACCCGAAAATGCAGCGATCCGATCGATGTTTCAGAAGGCTGTCAACGGAATCTGGTTTGATACAGAATGCTTTGCAAAGGTATATGCGGCAATTCTGGAAATGCAGCAGCAGGACAGTTTCAATACGTTGATCAGTTTCTTAAAGATACTGTACCAGCTCAGCCAGTCGCCCAAAGTGGTGTTGCTGGATAAAGAGCCGGAGGTGGTACGGCTGAGCCTGGTGGAGCAGAAGCGGATCAACCCGGTATTGGCGTATCTGGTGGACAATTTCAGAAAACAGGTTTCATTAAACGAGGCGGCGGCGCTGACCAATATGACGACCAATGCTTTTTGCAAGTATTTTAAAAAGATGACCCGGAAAACCTTTATGGAGATGGTGATCCAGTACCGGCTTAATTATGCTACCCAGCAGCTGATTGAAACTGACAAGCCTGTATCGGATATTGCATTCAGCAGTGGCTTTACCGATGTATCGCATTTTTATAAGGTCTTTAAATCGAAAATGGGGCTAAGCCCCCTGGGCTACAGAAAAAAATTCATGGTGGCGTATTGA
- a CDS encoding MFS transporter, with protein sequence MNTRPQIRVKPQLSFSQIFNMSFGFLGIQFGFALQTGNASRILQTFGADVEHLSLFWLAAPISGMLIQPIIGHYSDHTWTRLGRRRPYFLGGAIIAAISLALMPNAALFTLFFPPLLIGAGMLMLMDASFNVAMEPFRALVADNLPEEQRSTGFSVQTFLIGAGAILGSFLPYVLAEYFGISKTAAPGKVPDNVIYSFYAGALVLVGTLLWTVCTTNEYSPEEHREFNPHEQQLEKQKGLIHILKDFVGMPKVMLRLGVVQFFSWFALFSMWVFTTPAIAQHVYKLSPADTSSVAYADAGNWTGILFGIYNVVSALYAILLPTLFKLIGKKNAHIFSLSVAGIGLLSVYYIQDVQLLIYPMIAVGLAWGSILTTPYAILSNAIPAHKMGIYMGLFNFFITLPQLVNGFIGGYMVKHLFNGQAVYALITAGGFMLLAALSTFLVKGHNRQKTL encoded by the coding sequence ATGAACACAAGACCACAAATCCGGGTAAAACCACAGCTTTCCTTTTCACAGATCTTCAACATGAGCTTTGGCTTTCTTGGTATACAATTTGGTTTTGCCTTGCAAACAGGTAATGCCTCACGCATCTTACAGACGTTTGGTGCAGATGTGGAGCACCTCTCGCTGTTCTGGCTGGCCGCCCCCATTAGTGGTATGCTGATCCAGCCTATTATTGGGCATTACAGTGACCATACCTGGACAAGACTGGGCCGAAGACGGCCTTATTTCCTGGGCGGGGCCATTATTGCGGCAATCTCTCTGGCATTAATGCCCAATGCAGCATTGTTCACCCTCTTCTTCCCTCCGCTGCTGATTGGGGCCGGAATGCTGATGCTTATGGATGCCTCATTTAACGTGGCCATGGAACCTTTCAGGGCCTTGGTGGCCGACAACCTCCCAGAGGAGCAGCGCAGCACCGGGTTTTCTGTCCAGACTTTCCTGATTGGCGCCGGTGCAATCCTGGGCTCGTTTTTACCGTATGTACTGGCTGAATATTTTGGCATATCTAAAACTGCAGCGCCGGGAAAAGTGCCTGACAATGTCATTTATTCCTTCTATGCCGGCGCGCTTGTACTGGTGGGTACCTTGCTGTGGACGGTTTGCACCACCAATGAATATTCACCTGAAGAACACCGGGAATTTAATCCGCATGAGCAGCAGCTGGAAAAGCAAAAGGGCCTGATCCATATTCTGAAAGATTTTGTAGGCATGCCCAAAGTAATGCTCAGGCTTGGTGTAGTTCAGTTCTTTTCCTGGTTCGCCCTGTTTTCGATGTGGGTATTTACCACTCCCGCTATTGCACAGCATGTCTATAAACTTTCTCCTGCTGATACCTCTTCTGTTGCCTATGCAGATGCAGGCAACTGGACAGGTATCCTTTTTGGGATTTATAATGTGGTTTCTGCACTATATGCCATCTTGTTACCGACTTTGTTCAAACTTATCGGCAAAAAGAACGCCCACATATTTTCCTTGTCTGTTGCCGGAATAGGATTGCTTTCTGTTTATTACATTCAGGATGTACAATTGCTGATCTATCCGATGATAGCAGTAGGATTAGCCTGGGGAAGCATACTGACTACCCCCTATGCCATTTTATCCAATGCCATACCGGCCCATAAAATGGGAATCTATATGGGCTTGTTTAACTTCTTCATTACCCTGCCGCAGCTGGTCAATGGTTTTATCGGCGGGTACATGGTAAAGCACCTGTTTAACGGGCAAGCCGTTTATGCTTTAATTACTGCAGGAGGCTTTATGTTACTTGCGGCCTTGTCTACCTTCCTTGTGAAAGGTCATAACAGGCAAAAAACGCTTTAA
- a CDS encoding SusC/RagA family TonB-linked outer membrane protein, with amino-acid sequence MNVLTPLKQGLVVLLLFTAMLVKAQSGSVSGRVLDETGQGLPGASVVVKGTTRSTATDAKGNYQISGLQGGTISLSASFVGYVTLEKSVAVSGNSSLNFNLMPDAKGLTEVVVIGYGSTTKKALTGAVSTVTAKDFQKGAITSPDQLIQGKVAGVTIVPGGGQPGSSGTIRIRGGASLNASNNPLYVIDGIPLSGEGISGAPSQLSLINPNEIESFTVLKDANATAIYGSRASNGVILITTKKGGGAAPVFNFSTNNSYATVAKKVDVLSANQVRDYVNENGLAATKALLGTANTDWQDEIYSNVYGTDNNFNLSGTFKKVPYRISAGYLDQKGLLRTDWLKRGTGGIRLTPSLFGDHLKVDLNLKGSISNSRFANQLAVPNAIAFDPTQNVHADNQFGNYFEWASGNVPNVATPRNPVSLLEQYTNRGKADRSFGNLQLDYSFHFLPELHANLNIGYDVAKGQGQTDAPATAASYYLTKGYSLAYLATQQDKFIEAYLNYTKTVESINSNFNVTAGYGYYDNSKKNYFLPTYNAVGQVQATPNFPFEIQRNKLLSYYGRLVYTLAGKYILSGTIRADGSSKFSPDGRWGYFPSAAFTWRLKDESFLKDSKTLSDLKIRLSYGETGNKDIPVNYAYLANYNLGVDQAQYQLGDNFYQLYSPQPYDKNLRWESTTTYNAGLDYGFLDGRIYGSVDVYYKKTKDLLATIEIPIGTNFSNQLLTNVGNMENRGIEASINLALLKSERLNWDVGFNFAYNKNKVSNLTLNRNPNYKQVARGITGGIDNYIQYHAVGLQPYAFLLYKQVYDASGKPLEGVYEDLSGDGRITGDDLRFYKSPAPVYVMGFNTSFNYKKWTLTTVLRSNLGAYIYDNVSAQFGVSRFMMNEKYINNAAADIYNSGFVTNQYKSDYYLKNASFLKMDNLGLNFNAGRLSKNGTATLSVSANCQNVFVVSDYKGIDPEIFSGIDYNLYPRPRTYTLGVNVGF; translated from the coding sequence ATGAACGTATTAACACCTTTAAAACAAGGGCTTGTGGTGCTGCTCCTTTTTACTGCAATGCTGGTAAAAGCGCAGAGCGGATCGGTGTCGGGCCGCGTACTCGATGAAACCGGTCAGGGACTACCCGGTGCTTCGGTAGTTGTTAAAGGAACAACAAGAAGCACCGCCACCGATGCAAAAGGCAATTATCAGATCAGCGGACTGCAAGGCGGTACTATAAGCTTAAGTGCCAGCTTTGTGGGGTATGTAACACTGGAAAAGAGCGTTGCAGTTTCGGGCAACAGCAGCCTCAATTTTAACCTGATGCCCGATGCCAAAGGGCTCACTGAAGTAGTGGTGATTGGCTACGGAAGCACCACCAAAAAAGCACTGACGGGGGCCGTCAGTACTGTTACCGCAAAAGACTTCCAGAAAGGGGCCATCACCTCACCCGATCAGCTCATTCAGGGTAAGGTTGCGGGGGTTACCATTGTCCCAGGTGGTGGACAGCCAGGTTCTTCGGGTACCATACGCATCAGGGGCGGTGCTTCCTTAAATGCAAGCAACAACCCTTTGTATGTAATTGATGGCATTCCCCTGAGTGGGGAAGGCATCAGTGGTGCCCCCAGCCAGCTATCGCTCATTAATCCAAATGAAATAGAGAGTTTCACTGTGCTTAAGGACGCAAATGCGACCGCAATTTATGGTTCGCGCGCTTCCAATGGCGTGATACTCATCACCACTAAAAAGGGGGGTGGCGCTGCGCCTGTGTTTAATTTCAGTACCAACAATTCGTATGCAACAGTAGCAAAAAAGGTGGATGTGTTGTCGGCCAATCAGGTGCGTGATTATGTGAACGAAAATGGACTGGCGGCTACCAAAGCATTGCTGGGCACGGCCAATACCGACTGGCAGGATGAAATCTATAGCAATGTATATGGTACGGATAACAACTTTAATCTTAGCGGCACCTTTAAAAAAGTGCCCTACCGGATATCGGCAGGATATCTGGACCAGAAGGGTTTGTTAAGAACGGACTGGCTTAAAAGGGGAACAGGCGGCATCCGCCTTACGCCTTCCCTTTTCGGTGATCATCTGAAGGTAGATTTAAACCTGAAGGGCTCCATTTCCAATTCGCGCTTTGCCAATCAGCTGGCTGTACCCAATGCCATTGCTTTCGACCCTACGCAAAATGTGCATGCCGACAATCAGTTTGGGAATTATTTTGAATGGGCAAGTGGCAATGTGCCCAATGTGGCCACACCAAGAAACCCGGTTTCCCTGCTGGAACAATACACCAACCGCGGTAAGGCCGACCGTAGTTTTGGGAACCTGCAGCTCGATTATTCCTTTCATTTTTTACCGGAGCTGCATGCCAACCTAAATATTGGTTATGATGTGGCCAAAGGCCAGGGGCAAACTGATGCGCCTGCAACAGCCGCCAGCTATTATTTAACCAAGGGATATTCCTTGGCTTACCTGGCTACCCAGCAGGACAAATTTATAGAGGCTTACCTCAATTATACCAAAACGGTAGAAAGCATCAACAGTAATTTTAACGTTACTGCCGGTTATGGTTATTACGACAACTCCAAAAAGAACTACTTTCTGCCCACCTATAATGCAGTCGGGCAGGTACAGGCAACGCCCAATTTCCCTTTTGAGATACAGCGCAATAAGCTGCTTTCCTATTACGGGCGTTTGGTATACACCCTGGCAGGTAAGTACATTTTATCGGGTACCATTCGCGCCGATGGTTCATCCAAATTTAGTCCTGATGGCCGCTGGGGTTATTTTCCTTCGGCAGCCTTTACCTGGAGGCTTAAGGATGAATCGTTCCTGAAAGACAGCAAAACGCTTTCCGACCTCAAGATCAGGCTCAGCTATGGAGAAACCGGAAATAAAGACATCCCTGTAAATTATGCCTATCTGGCCAATTATAACCTTGGGGTAGACCAGGCGCAATACCAGCTGGGCGATAACTTTTACCAGTTGTACAGCCCGCAGCCTTACGATAAAAACCTGCGCTGGGAATCTACCACTACCTATAACGCAGGACTGGACTATGGTTTCCTTGATGGCCGCATTTACGGAAGTGTAGATGTTTATTATAAAAAGACGAAAGACCTGCTGGCTACCATCGAAATCCCTATTGGCACCAATTTCAGCAACCAGCTGCTCACCAATGTAGGCAATATGGAAAACCGGGGCATCGAAGCGAGTATCAATCTGGCACTCCTCAAGAGCGAGCGCCTGAACTGGGATGTAGGCTTTAATTTCGCTTACAATAAAAACAAGGTTTCCAATTTAACGCTCAATAGGAACCCCAATTACAAACAGGTAGCCAGAGGCATTACCGGCGGAATAGACAATTATATCCAGTACCATGCAGTAGGTTTACAGCCATATGCCTTCCTGTTGTACAAACAGGTGTATGATGCTTCTGGAAAGCCTTTGGAGGGTGTTTATGAAGACCTGTCGGGCGATGGAAGGATTACCGGAGATGACCTGAGGTTTTACAAATCGCCTGCCCCGGTTTACGTGATGGGCTTTAACACCTCATTTAATTATAAGAAATGGACGCTGACTACGGTGCTGCGTTCCAATCTGGGCGCTTATATCTACGACAATGTTTCCGCTCAGTTTGGGGTAAGCCGTTTTATGATGAACGAGAAATACATCAACAATGCCGCAGCAGATATTTACAACAGCGGGTTTGTAACCAATCAGTATAAGAGCGATTATTACCTGAAAAATGCGTCCTTCCTTAAAATGGACAACCTGGGACTGAACTTCAATGCCGGTCGTTTATCCAAAAATGGTACGGCAACCTTATCCGTTTCGGCCAACTGCCAGAATGTATTTGTTGTTAGCGATTACAAAGGTATTGATCCCGAGATCTTTTCAGGCATAGATTACAATTTATACCCGAGGCCCAGAACCTATACCCTGGGTGTAAATGTTGGTTTTTAA
- a CDS encoding alpha-amylase family glycosyl hydrolase: MNGLTRGIAGLMMIFLFGTGCRAQKQKAPADEVMYHVFQRSFYDANGDQHGDLKGLREKLGYLQELGVTSILMTPLYESVYYHNYYSSNFDKIDPRYGSMKDYTDLVKEIHKRGMKIYMDMETQYVTEDHQWYKESLNNPASKFSEYILYDDKAQSKPSSIVYNITELKGYDGTVRKITTVNLNSKAVHDYNYKLFKFWLDPNGDGKFDDGVDGYRLDHMMDDLDNKKRLSNLFTTFWVPLINKLKQVNPKITIMAEQANWGSYGIDYLEKAAVDRVFAFRIQQAIPSFNKEKIAAYADTTFSRTPANKQQIVFIENHDIARFATVVKQDPGKERVGAALNLLIGGVPSIYYGQEIGMLGDTWFGKYGGITDANEIPSREAFEWHKNVEGKGMAFWYKNSGPWWDTSTVKSGDGISYEEQKSDPSSLWNFYKHLTGLRKENPAFINGVYKTLKNDNGQVYTFSRGQGAAKVIVAVNLSDREQQFHIENAGAGKLNQRSGAGTAKLDAGRLTASIPAYGLQVWRIEN, encoded by the coding sequence ATGAACGGACTTACAAGAGGCATTGCCGGTTTAATGATGATTTTCCTTTTTGGTACAGGCTGTCGGGCGCAAAAGCAAAAAGCACCGGCCGATGAAGTGATGTACCATGTATTTCAGCGAAGCTTTTACGACGCCAACGGAGACCAGCATGGTGATCTGAAAGGCCTGAGGGAAAAGCTGGGCTATCTGCAGGAACTCGGCGTTACCTCTATTTTAATGACCCCTTTGTATGAGTCTGTCTATTACCACAACTATTACTCGAGCAATTTCGATAAGATCGATCCGCGCTATGGCAGTATGAAAGATTATACAGACCTGGTAAAAGAAATCCATAAAAGAGGCATGAAGATCTATATGGATATGGAAACTCAATATGTTACCGAAGACCATCAATGGTATAAGGAGTCTTTAAATAATCCGGCTTCAAAATTTTCCGAATATATCCTGTACGATGATAAAGCGCAAAGTAAGCCTTCTTCTATTGTTTACAATATAACCGAGTTGAAAGGCTACGATGGTACTGTTCGAAAAATCACTACGGTAAACCTGAACAGCAAAGCGGTTCACGATTACAACTATAAGCTGTTTAAATTCTGGCTCGACCCGAATGGTGATGGTAAGTTTGACGATGGGGTAGACGGGTACCGCCTGGACCATATGATGGACGACCTTGATAATAAAAAGCGGCTGAGCAATCTTTTTACCACTTTCTGGGTACCACTGATCAATAAGCTGAAGCAGGTAAACCCTAAAATTACGATTATGGCCGAGCAAGCCAACTGGGGTTCTTATGGTATAGATTACCTGGAGAAGGCCGCGGTTGACCGTGTTTTTGCCTTCCGCATTCAGCAGGCCATACCTTCCTTTAATAAAGAAAAGATTGCTGCCTATGCCGATACTACTTTTTCCCGAACCCCTGCCAATAAACAGCAGATTGTGTTTATAGAGAACCACGACATTGCCAGGTTTGCCACTGTTGTTAAACAGGACCCAGGAAAAGAAAGGGTGGGCGCAGCATTGAACCTGCTGATCGGTGGAGTGCCTTCCATTTATTACGGACAGGAGATCGGCATGTTGGGCGATACCTGGTTTGGTAAGTATGGTGGCATTACCGATGCCAATGAGATCCCATCGAGGGAAGCTTTTGAATGGCACAAGAATGTCGAAGGCAAAGGCATGGCTTTCTGGTACAAAAACAGCGGGCCATGGTGGGATACCAGTACCGTGAAAAGCGGAGATGGCATTTCTTACGAAGAACAGAAAAGCGACCCATCCTCCCTATGGAATTTTTATAAACACCTTACCGGCCTGAGAAAAGAAAACCCGGCATTTATCAACGGAGTGTATAAAACCTTGAAAAATGACAATGGACAGGTTTATACCTTCAGCAGGGGGCAGGGGGCAGCTAAAGTGATTGTGGCTGTAAACCTGTCAGACCGGGAACAGCAATTTCATATAGAAAATGCCGGTGCAGGCAAGCTCAACCAGCGCTCGGGTGCAGGCACAGCAAAGCTGGATGCCGGTAGGCTGACAGCCAGCATTCCTGCGTATGGACTGCAGGTCTGGCGTATTGAAAATTAA
- a CDS encoding alpha/beta hydrolase-fold protein, whose product MSKSIVFTMHLLLGLLFLDNPSLAQQVKLSIKVVTPFKTAAGDSLVIIGDQPLWGNWMYPRSKKMDRLNDSTWVQELSLPKNTKVNFKVTRGSYYREALYNNNGQIPAATSLTLSNDTLVTLRPSSWNDIYQRSITGTVRYFHNFSSPLLKYTRNVVVWLPPSYFKQPNKKYPVLYAHDGQNIFDHTNGAGGEWHMDETADSLMRKGKIEEFIIVGIANTKDRWVEYSGTPEGMNYIRFIATELKPFIDKEFSTLKDKANTAAIGSSMGGLISFYMVWQYPEVFSKAACLSSGFYFDDGHMLEKAEKGTARLNGSRIYLDCGGLDLDKDFLPANEQMNRILSRNSAIRLKYQYFPKDKHNEQAWSERLSIPLIFLFGKAPLN is encoded by the coding sequence ATGAGCAAATCTATAGTCTTTACCATGCATTTATTGCTGGGCCTGCTTTTTCTTGACAATCCGTCTTTGGCCCAGCAGGTTAAATTGAGCATAAAAGTAGTTACCCCGTTTAAAACGGCTGCTGGCGATAGCCTCGTCATCATTGGGGACCAGCCCCTGTGGGGCAACTGGATGTACCCGCGCAGTAAAAAAATGGACAGATTGAACGACAGTACCTGGGTACAGGAGCTTAGCCTTCCTAAAAATACCAAAGTTAACTTTAAAGTAACCCGGGGTTCTTATTACCGCGAAGCCTTATACAATAACAACGGACAAATTCCGGCTGCAACATCCCTTACCCTATCCAACGATACCCTGGTTACTTTGCGGCCCAGCAGCTGGAATGACATTTACCAGCGCAGCATTACCGGCACGGTAAGGTACTTCCATAATTTTAGCAGTCCCCTTTTAAAATATACCCGCAATGTGGTGGTATGGCTGCCCCCGTCTTATTTCAAACAGCCAAACAAAAAATACCCAGTGCTATATGCACACGACGGGCAAAATATTTTTGACCATACCAATGGAGCGGGCGGAGAATGGCATATGGACGAAACGGCAGATAGCCTGATGAGAAAAGGTAAAATTGAAGAGTTTATCATTGTGGGTATTGCCAATACCAAAGACAGGTGGGTAGAATATTCCGGAACACCAGAGGGCATGAATTACATCAGGTTCATCGCTACAGAACTCAAACCTTTTATCGATAAAGAATTCAGTACCTTGAAAGACAAGGCCAATACCGCTGCAATAGGTTCTTCTATGGGTGGACTGATCTCTTTTTATATGGTATGGCAGTACCCTGAAGTATTTTCTAAAGCAGCCTGCCTGTCGAGCGGCTTCTATTTTGATGATGGCCACATGCTCGAAAAAGCCGAAAAAGGGACTGCCCGGCTAAACGGAAGCAGGATTTACCTGGATTGCGGCGGATTGGACCTGGACAAAGACTTTTTACCGGCAAACGAACAGATGAACCGCATACTCTCCAGGAACAGCGCCATCCGGCTAAAATACCAGTACTTCCCAAAGGATAAACACAATGAGCAGGCCTGGTCTGAAAGGCTTTCCATTCCTCTAATCTTTTTATTTGGCAAAGCCCCCTTAAATTAA